From Micromonospora echinospora, one genomic window encodes:
- a CDS encoding PstS family phosphate ABC transporter substrate-binding protein, translating to MGGLTVLGSIREWAVWSLVGGDTPVGAVLLVLLLTVSWQVWREIRARRAARKRLSYHVSFNSRLGFDPPDAGEITRLLDRNGEPVPDPSMVVIRISNTGTNDIAETDYQLPLKFDFGGRTVRTVDVSEGVPPALEEVFAPHIVATEHGVVVPDRHLNAGSRFKLLILLSGNSADNTVRAGGVLKGGDVVDARHEQKNRIRYWRAGTAVVASLCVGALAAVGFGLPGGPAGETTCVDGTLRAVGSSAFATAAAQAIGSYEAFCADSTIESSFTGSRQGVEELQKSDGDVVAFSDGPEPGLDPGLVVGRPLAVIQFSVVVHPGVVGRHTAALDLSAADLRKIFEGTARRWPEVRPGLADLPIRIVGRRSQSGSRVAFERYVLGRNQGALTSTDCAQPDSPGGREPTLCEVSTTEDVLDRVSRLPGAIGYASTPDALKARNQLVSVTIDGRAADPDDPGNGYPFWTVEYVYHRRDPAGQPSLAESFVTYLTEESQAQALARAGYPACRGLGLLCPDRT from the coding sequence ATGGGCGGTCTCACGGTGCTCGGTTCCATCAGAGAGTGGGCGGTCTGGTCGCTCGTCGGCGGGGACACGCCGGTGGGCGCCGTGCTGCTCGTCCTGCTGCTCACCGTCTCGTGGCAGGTGTGGCGGGAGATCCGGGCACGCCGGGCGGCCCGCAAGCGGCTCTCCTACCACGTCTCGTTCAACTCCCGGTTGGGCTTCGACCCGCCGGACGCCGGGGAGATCACCCGGCTGCTCGACCGGAACGGCGAACCGGTGCCGGACCCGTCCATGGTGGTCATCCGCATCTCGAACACCGGGACCAACGACATCGCGGAGACCGACTACCAGCTACCGCTCAAGTTCGACTTCGGCGGGCGGACCGTCCGGACCGTCGACGTCAGCGAGGGCGTGCCACCGGCACTGGAGGAGGTCTTCGCCCCGCACATCGTGGCGACCGAGCACGGCGTGGTGGTCCCCGACCGGCACCTCAACGCGGGCAGCCGGTTCAAGCTCCTGATCCTGCTCAGCGGGAACAGCGCGGACAACACCGTCCGGGCCGGTGGGGTACTCAAGGGCGGTGACGTCGTCGACGCCCGGCACGAGCAGAAGAACCGCATCCGGTACTGGCGGGCCGGTACCGCCGTGGTGGCCTCGCTCTGCGTCGGGGCCCTCGCCGCGGTGGGCTTCGGCCTGCCCGGCGGGCCGGCCGGGGAGACCACCTGCGTCGACGGCACGCTCCGGGCGGTCGGGTCCAGCGCCTTCGCCACCGCCGCCGCGCAGGCCATCGGCTCGTACGAGGCGTTCTGCGCCGACTCCACCATCGAGTCCTCGTTCACCGGCAGCCGCCAGGGGGTGGAGGAGTTGCAGAAGTCGGACGGGGACGTGGTGGCCTTCTCCGACGGCCCGGAACCGGGCCTGGATCCCGGTCTGGTCGTGGGGCGTCCGCTCGCCGTGATCCAGTTCAGCGTCGTGGTGCACCCGGGCGTCGTCGGGCGGCACACCGCTGCGCTCGACCTCAGCGCGGCGGACCTCCGGAAGATCTTCGAGGGTACGGCGCGGCGCTGGCCCGAGGTCCGTCCGGGCCTGGCCGACCTGCCGATCAGGATCGTCGGCCGGCGCAGCCAGTCGGGCAGCCGGGTCGCCTTCGAGCGGTACGTGCTCGGCCGCAACCAGGGGGCGTTGACCTCCACCGACTGCGCCCAGCCAGACAGCCCCGGAGGTCGGGAGCCGACCCTCTGCGAGGTCAGCACCACCGAGGACGTGCTGGACCGGGTGAGCAGACTGCCCGGCGCCATCGGGTACGCCAGCACTCCGGACGCGTTGAAGGCCCGCAACCAGTTGGTGTCGGTCACCATCGACGGGCGGGCCGCCGACCCGGACGACCCCGGCAACGGCTACCCGTTCTGGACCGTCGAGTACGTCTACCACCGTCGCGACCCGGCCGGTCAGCCGTCGCTGGCGGAGTCGTTCGTGACGTACCTGACCGAGGAGTCCCAGGCGCAGGCGCTGGCGCGGGCCGGCTACCCCGCCTGCCGTGGTCTGGGCCTGCTCTGCCCCGACCGCACCTGA
- a CDS encoding AAA family ATPase, which yields MTRLIATRGLPASGKTTFARTLQPSVVRVNRDDLRRMLHGARLFTQWAEAQVTTAQRAQVEALLRARVDVCVDDTNLRARTLREWARLAGRYGASFEVHDFTDVPLEECLRRDAARPAEDRVGEEAIRRLHERFLAHRPLPLPVPEVPPGGPARVRPPAPEPTEVVLVDIDGTVALNVSRSPYDMTRVGEDEPNEAVIAAVRAMHGAGYGVVFCSGRDASARADTVAWLDRHVRVPYLALHMRAVGDNRKDSVVKREIYEHELRDRYRVVGVFDDRMQVVRMWRELGLTVFQVAEGNF from the coding sequence GTGACCCGTCTCATCGCCACCCGGGGGCTGCCGGCCTCCGGCAAGACCACCTTCGCCCGGACGCTCCAGCCGTCGGTCGTCCGGGTCAACCGGGACGACCTGCGTCGCATGCTGCACGGTGCCCGGCTCTTCACCCAGTGGGCGGAGGCCCAGGTCACCACCGCCCAGCGGGCGCAGGTCGAGGCCCTGCTGCGGGCCCGGGTCGACGTCTGCGTGGACGACACCAACCTGCGCGCCCGCACCCTACGGGAGTGGGCCCGGCTGGCCGGCCGGTACGGCGCCAGCTTCGAGGTGCACGACTTCACCGACGTCCCGCTGGAGGAGTGCCTGCGGCGGGACGCGGCACGACCAGCCGAGGACCGGGTCGGCGAGGAGGCCATCCGCCGCCTGCACGAACGTTTCCTGGCCCACCGTCCGTTGCCCCTGCCGGTGCCCGAGGTGCCGCCGGGCGGGCCGGCCCGGGTGCGTCCGCCGGCCCCGGAGCCGACGGAGGTCGTCCTGGTGGACATCGACGGCACGGTCGCCCTGAACGTCTCCCGCAGCCCGTACGACATGACCCGGGTCGGTGAGGACGAGCCGAACGAGGCGGTCATCGCGGCGGTCCGGGCGATGCACGGGGCCGGCTACGGGGTGGTGTTCTGCTCCGGGCGGGACGCCTCCGCCCGCGCCGACACGGTGGCCTGGCTGGACCGGCACGTCCGGGTGCCGTACCTGGCGCTGCACATGCGGGCGGTGGGCGACAACCGGAAGGACTCCGTCGTCAAACGTGAGATCTACGAACACGAGCTGCGCGACCGGTACCGGGTCGTCGGGGTCTTCGACGACCGCATGCAGGTGGTCCGGATGTGGCGCGAGCTGGGTCTGACCGTCTTCCAGGTCGCCGAGGGCAACTTCTGA
- the rpmE gene encoding 50S ribosomal protein L31 — protein MKRNIHPEYVTTEVTCSCGNSFTTRSTAKGGSIHVETCSACHPFYTGKQRVLDTAGRVAKFQQKYAKVQAKKAK, from the coding sequence ATGAAGCGCAACATCCACCCGGAGTACGTGACCACCGAGGTCACCTGCTCCTGCGGCAACTCCTTCACCACCCGCAGCACCGCCAAGGGCGGCTCGATCCACGTCGAGACGTGCAGCGCCTGCCACCCGTTCTACACGGGCAAGCAGCGGGTGCTCGACACCGCGGGTCGGGTCGCGAAGTTCCAGCAGAAGTACGCCAAGGTTCAGGCGAAGAAGGCCAAGTAG
- the prfA gene encoding peptide chain release factor 1 has protein sequence MSSERLATLLDEYAELEKRLADPAIHADQGTARRVGRRYAELVPLHKAAGELEQARSDLAAARELAAEDPSFAAEAEAIAATLPELEERLAELLIPRDPHDAKDVIVEIKAGEGGEESALFAGDLLRMYTRYAERHGWLTEVLDAQDSDLGGVKDVSLAIKTKGVPEGGNGVWSRLKWEGGVHRVQRVPVTESQGRIHTSAAGVLVLPEAEEVDVTIDPNELRIDVFRSSGPGGQSVNTTDSAVRITHVPTGIVVSCQNEKSQLQNREQAMRILRARLLAAAQEQADAAASDARKAQVRTVDRSERIRTYNFPQNRITDHRIGYTAYNLDLALAGELDGVLDALAEADRAARLAGEPELGRR, from the coding sequence ATGAGCAGTGAGCGCCTGGCGACCCTTCTCGACGAGTACGCCGAACTGGAGAAGCGGCTGGCCGACCCGGCCATCCACGCCGACCAGGGCACGGCGCGTCGGGTCGGGCGGCGTTACGCCGAACTGGTGCCGCTGCACAAGGCGGCCGGCGAGCTGGAGCAGGCCCGTTCCGACCTCGCCGCCGCGCGGGAGCTGGCCGCCGAGGACCCGTCCTTCGCGGCCGAGGCGGAGGCCATCGCGGCGACCCTGCCGGAGCTGGAGGAGCGCCTGGCGGAGCTGCTGATCCCGCGCGACCCGCACGACGCCAAGGACGTCATCGTCGAGATCAAGGCCGGCGAGGGCGGCGAGGAGTCCGCCCTGTTCGCCGGTGACCTGCTGCGGATGTACACCCGGTACGCCGAGCGGCACGGCTGGCTCACCGAGGTGCTGGACGCGCAGGATTCCGACCTGGGCGGGGTCAAGGACGTCTCGCTGGCGATCAAGACCAAGGGCGTCCCGGAGGGCGGCAACGGGGTCTGGTCCCGGCTCAAGTGGGAGGGCGGCGTGCACCGGGTGCAGCGTGTCCCGGTCACCGAGTCGCAGGGCCGCATCCACACCAGCGCCGCCGGCGTCCTGGTGCTGCCCGAGGCCGAGGAGGTCGACGTCACGATCGACCCGAACGAGCTGCGCATCGACGTCTTCCGCTCGTCCGGCCCGGGTGGCCAGTCGGTCAACACGACCGACTCGGCGGTCCGGATCACCCACGTGCCGACCGGGATCGTGGTCTCCTGCCAGAACGAGAAGTCGCAGTTGCAGAACCGGGAGCAGGCGATGCGGATCCTGCGGGCCCGGCTGCTCGCCGCCGCCCAGGAGCAGGCCGACGCCGCCGCCTCGGACGCCCGCAAGGCGCAGGTGCGCACCGTCGACCGGTCCGAGCGGATCCGCACGTACAACTTCCCGCAGAACCGGATCACCGACCACCGGATCGGCTACACCGCGTACAACCTGGACCTGGCCCTCGCCGGTGAGCTGGACGGCGTGCTCGACGCCCTCGCCGAGGCCGACCGGGCCGCCCGACTGGCCGGGGAACCGGAACTCGGTCGTCGCTGA
- a CDS encoding GGDEF domain-containing protein has translation MGWLDRVTDQVDALTKARDLQEASRSAEACVLLDQVIRTTTDPFARADARVQRLSALINLGRTAEFTRAIEEASTAVRDLPEPYLHGHLHALAALAAHHQGALDRCVTHLVRAARMFDAVDDPDRDTAWGWHDLAMTYSYLSFHGYALTAIEKARQLGLAAGIPEETFAAPGIRLRNAVALDHNGDSDGCLRVLRDIAADLDRFRRTGRAGRLRPSSLAAYGYTVARRAALGDRVETDPENNPVRLLGFGGDSARARDFRQLGQVCLAIADGRLTEAVARLDTASVSTETLGAAESARLRSIALATAGDHAGAHRADRTAFRLAAQRNDRLRDVYIDGIAARIDHEEMRREAARFEGEALTDPLTGLPNRRRLERHIAGMVNRGERLVIGVCDLDGFKAVNTRHGHHSGDLVLQRVAGVINRVMRRGDFVARYGGDEFVVVLAGTGIEEAAEVSRRIDAAIRTEDWESVVPGTPVRVTIGFAEVNAATPLGRDAIRAAFDAADQQMLRAKSRSHPG, from the coding sequence GTGGGTTGGCTCGACCGGGTCACCGACCAGGTTGACGCTCTCACGAAGGCGCGCGACCTGCAGGAGGCGAGCCGGTCCGCCGAGGCGTGTGTCCTCCTCGACCAGGTGATCCGCACCACCACCGACCCGTTCGCCCGCGCCGACGCCCGCGTCCAGCGCCTCTCCGCGCTGATCAACCTCGGTCGGACGGCCGAGTTCACCCGGGCCATCGAGGAGGCGTCCACCGCCGTCCGGGACCTTCCCGAGCCGTACCTGCACGGGCACCTGCACGCGCTGGCCGCGCTGGCCGCGCACCACCAGGGCGCCCTCGACCGGTGCGTCACCCACCTGGTCCGGGCCGCCCGGATGTTCGACGCGGTGGACGACCCCGACCGGGACACCGCGTGGGGCTGGCACGACCTGGCCATGACGTACTCCTACCTCAGCTTCCACGGGTACGCGCTGACCGCCATCGAGAAGGCGCGGCAGCTCGGGCTGGCCGCCGGCATCCCCGAGGAGACGTTCGCCGCACCCGGCATCCGGCTGCGCAACGCGGTCGCCCTGGACCACAACGGCGACAGCGACGGCTGTCTGCGGGTGCTCCGGGACATCGCCGCCGACCTGGACCGCTTCCGGCGTACCGGGCGGGCCGGACGGCTCCGCCCGAGCAGCCTCGCCGCGTACGGCTACACCGTCGCCCGCCGGGCCGCCCTCGGCGACCGGGTGGAGACCGACCCCGAGAACAACCCGGTCCGGCTGCTCGGGTTCGGTGGCGACAGCGCCCGCGCCCGCGACTTCCGACAGCTCGGGCAGGTCTGCCTGGCCATCGCCGACGGCCGGCTGACCGAGGCGGTCGCCCGGCTGGACACCGCCTCGGTCTCCACCGAGACCCTCGGTGCGGCCGAATCGGCCCGGCTGCGCAGCATCGCGCTGGCCACGGCCGGGGACCACGCCGGCGCGCACCGGGCCGACCGGACGGCGTTCCGCCTCGCCGCGCAGCGCAACGACCGGCTGCGGGACGTCTACATCGACGGCATCGCGGCCCGGATCGACCACGAGGAGATGCGGCGGGAGGCCGCCCGGTTCGAGGGCGAGGCGCTGACCGACCCGCTGACCGGGCTGCCCAACCGCCGTCGGCTGGAACGGCACATCGCCGGCATGGTCAACCGGGGCGAACGTCTGGTCATCGGGGTCTGCGACCTGGACGGCTTCAAGGCGGTCAACACCCGGCACGGCCACCACTCCGGCGACCTGGTGCTGCAACGGGTGGCGGGCGTGATCAACCGGGTGATGCGGCGCGGCGACTTCGTGGCCCGCTACGGTGGGGACGAGTTCGTGGTGGTGCTCGCCGGCACCGGGATCGAGGAGGCCGCCGAGGTCTCCCGCCGGATCGACGCGGCGATCCGGACCGAGGACTGGGAGTCCGTGGTCCCCGGCACCCCGGTCCGGGTGACCATCGGCTTCGCCGAGGTCAACGCGGCCACACCACTGGGCCGGGACGCCATCCGCGCCGCCTTCGACGCCGCCGACCAGCAGATGCTGCGCGCCAAGTCCCGCTCCCACCCCGGCTGA
- the prmC gene encoding peptide chain release factor N(5)-glutamine methyltransferase, protein MTATPQQPSEGTNNRHPCPPVLARVTRTLAGAGVDAPRVEAELLAAHVLGVPRGRLLLVDGLTDDQLDQLAGLVTRRAAREPLQHLTGTAGFRHLELAVGPGVFVPRPETELLAGWGIDRARRSVEPLVVDLCSGSGAVALAVAQEVPTARVVAVERSAAALVWLRRNATDRAAAGDRPIEVVEADVTAPGLLDELAGRVDVLLCNPPYVPAGTAVPPEVADDPAEAVFGGADGLAVVRPVVARAARLLRPGGALAVEHDDTHGRAVPDLITADGRFEAVTGHADLAGRPRFTTALRRRDDASGPAWQTGSS, encoded by the coding sequence GTGACTGCCACGCCGCAACAGCCGTCCGAAGGGACGAACAACCGACACCCGTGCCCGCCGGTGCTCGCCCGGGTGACCCGGACCCTCGCCGGGGCGGGTGTCGACGCCCCCCGGGTCGAGGCGGAACTGCTCGCCGCCCACGTGCTCGGCGTGCCCCGGGGACGGCTGCTGCTGGTCGACGGCCTCACCGACGACCAGCTCGACCAACTGGCCGGTCTGGTGACGCGTCGGGCGGCCCGGGAGCCGTTGCAGCACCTGACCGGGACCGCCGGGTTCCGGCATCTGGAGCTCGCGGTCGGCCCGGGTGTCTTCGTACCCCGGCCGGAGACCGAACTGCTCGCCGGATGGGGGATCGACCGGGCCCGCCGGAGCGTCGAGCCGCTGGTGGTGGACCTGTGCAGCGGCTCCGGGGCGGTCGCGCTCGCGGTCGCCCAGGAGGTGCCGACGGCCCGGGTGGTGGCGGTCGAGCGGTCGGCGGCGGCCCTGGTTTGGCTGCGGCGCAACGCGACGGACCGGGCCGCCGCCGGGGACCGGCCGATCGAGGTGGTCGAGGCGGACGTCACCGCTCCCGGGCTGCTCGACGAGTTGGCCGGCCGGGTCGACGTGCTGCTCTGCAACCCGCCGTACGTGCCGGCCGGGACCGCCGTACCGCCGGAGGTGGCCGACGACCCGGCGGAGGCGGTCTTCGGCGGGGCGGACGGTCTGGCCGTGGTCCGGCCGGTGGTCGCGCGGGCGGCCCGGCTGCTGCGTCCGGGCGGCGCGCTGGCGGTCGAGCACGACGACACGCACGGCCGCGCGGTGCCCGACCTGATCACCGCCGACGGCCGGTTCGAGGCGGTCACCGGCCATGCCGACCTCGCCGGTCGCCCCCGCTTCACCACCGCGCTGCGCCGCCGCGACGACGCGTCGGGCCCGGCGTGGCAGACTGGCTCCTCGTGA
- a CDS encoding L-threonylcarbamoyladenylate synthase has product MLYDCRSLADRDRGIAAAIEAVKNGELVVLPTDTVYGIGADAFTPFAVKALLDAKGQGRAAPPVLIGSRHTLDGLVFTLPRAARDLVEAFWPGALTIVVEHSPSLQWDLGETNGAVAVRMPLHPVALEVLRETGPMAVSSANKTGQPAALTAEQARDQLGYAVRSYLEAGPCPDPVPSTIVDLTGEVPQLLREGAISLTELRDVVPDIESRVA; this is encoded by the coding sequence ATGCTCTACGACTGCCGGTCGCTGGCCGATCGGGACCGCGGCATCGCCGCGGCGATCGAGGCCGTCAAGAATGGCGAACTGGTCGTCCTGCCGACCGACACGGTGTACGGGATCGGCGCGGACGCCTTCACCCCGTTCGCGGTGAAGGCGCTGCTGGACGCGAAGGGTCAGGGTCGGGCGGCGCCGCCGGTGCTGATCGGTTCCCGGCACACCCTGGACGGGCTGGTGTTCACCCTGCCCCGGGCGGCCCGCGACCTGGTCGAGGCGTTCTGGCCGGGGGCGCTGACGATCGTCGTGGAGCACTCGCCCAGCCTCCAGTGGGACCTGGGCGAGACCAACGGGGCGGTGGCCGTGCGGATGCCGCTGCACCCGGTGGCGCTGGAGGTGCTGCGGGAGACCGGCCCGATGGCGGTCTCCTCGGCGAACAAGACCGGCCAGCCGGCGGCGCTCACCGCCGAGCAGGCGCGGGACCAGCTCGGGTACGCGGTCCGCTCCTACCTGGAGGCCGGGCCCTGTCCGGACCCGGTGCCCAGCACGATCGTGGACCTCACCGGCGAGGTGCCGCAGCTGCTGCGCGAGGGGGCCATCTCGTTGACCGAGCTGCGCGACGTGGTGCCCGACATCGAGAGCCGGGTGGCGTAG
- a CDS encoding phosphotyrosine protein phosphatase, with protein sequence MPPFTVLHVCMGNICRSPMAERLLVLAVRARLIRRALDPARAEELLFSHSAGTGGWHVGSEMNPPAARQVAARGGDSVGFAARRLRSDQIDAADLVLTATADQQEYVVALRPDAAARTFVLGEFGRLLGAVDGAALPPAEASPEAVYARGTALVAAAHAARAGASALPGDDLDDPWGRGDQCFSRVADEIEETVQPLAAVLLP encoded by the coding sequence GTGCCGCCCTTCACCGTCCTGCACGTCTGCATGGGGAACATCTGCCGGTCGCCGATGGCCGAACGCCTGCTGGTGCTGGCCGTCCGGGCGCGGCTCATCCGGCGCGCGCTCGACCCGGCACGCGCCGAGGAACTGCTCTTCAGCCACAGCGCCGGCACCGGCGGCTGGCACGTCGGGTCGGAGATGAACCCGCCGGCGGCCCGCCAGGTCGCCGCCCGGGGCGGGGACAGCGTCGGGTTCGCCGCCCGCCGGCTGCGGTCCGACCAGATCGACGCCGCCGACCTGGTGCTCACCGCCACCGCCGACCAGCAGGAGTACGTGGTGGCGCTGCGCCCGGACGCCGCCGCGCGGACCTTCGTGCTGGGCGAGTTCGGCCGGCTGCTCGGTGCGGTGGACGGCGCCGCCCTGCCTCCGGCCGAAGCGTCCCCGGAGGCCGTCTACGCCCGGGGGACGGCCCTGGTCGCGGCGGCCCACGCCGCGCGTGCGGGCGCCTCCGCGCTGCCCGGTGACGACCTGGACGATCCGTGGGGCCGGGGTGACCAGTGCTTCAGCCGGGTGGCCGACGAGATCGAGGAGACGGTGCAGCCGCTCGCGGCGGTCCTGCTGCCCTGA
- a CDS encoding transglycosylase domain-containing protein, translated as MTQARLHKLLTVVIAGTLAGLVLATAALPLALVLGLGFSTLAAPYSTLPEHLVTPPTAQRSTLYAADGTTLITSFYEENRADVPLTEVAPVMRKAIVAAEDSRFYDHSGVDLRGVARAFTANQGGPVRQGASTLTMQYVRNVLSSDPTLSEAQRKAATEISTARKIQEIRYALALERQLDKDEILGRYLNIVYFGAGAYGVAAASRRYFSKSPADLTLAEAALLAGLVQSPHTDDPIHGDADAALSRRGYVLDRLVETGAVTSAEADRARAEALALKPSVEPDDCAAVPKDRNDWAFFCDYFTDWWNAQPAFGTSPDERQRTLRRGGFRIVSSLDPTVQRETQDRVLEVYDENSPHALPTAVVQPGTGRVLAMAVNRRYGLGPNPAGQENRPYTVNQLVAGGDDIVGYQAGSTFKIFALLAALEAGAPLDTRYDAPTRIVSQWPASGPASCEGQWCPANANPAWMDGERTMWTAFGRSVNTYFVWLAERVGADRVVEMAERLGIVLRAEDDANLARYGARNWGPFVLGVASTTPLDLATAYATVAAEGVRCTPLPVNTIVDHAGRPLDVARPDCRRVLDVDVARAAADAARCPVGDQSAFGRCDGATADGLRERLGRPVIGKTGSSEGYGTETVVAATPQLVVATMATNPDDPRDPAGEAVQARMVDQVADIMTAALRDQPVRDFAPPTEAIARWGNAARAGN; from the coding sequence ATGACCCAGGCCCGTCTGCACAAGCTGCTGACCGTCGTGATCGCCGGCACGCTGGCCGGGCTGGTGCTCGCCACGGCGGCCCTGCCCCTCGCGCTTGTGCTGGGGCTCGGCTTCTCCACGCTCGCCGCCCCGTACTCGACGCTGCCCGAGCACCTGGTGACGCCCCCCACCGCGCAGCGGTCCACGCTCTACGCCGCCGACGGCACCACCCTGATCACCTCCTTCTACGAGGAGAACCGGGCCGACGTGCCGTTGACCGAGGTGGCCCCGGTGATGCGGAAGGCGATCGTCGCCGCCGAGGACTCCCGCTTCTACGACCACAGCGGCGTCGACCTGCGGGGCGTCGCCCGGGCGTTCACCGCCAACCAGGGTGGGCCGGTCCGGCAGGGCGCCTCGACGTTGACCATGCAGTACGTCCGGAACGTGCTGAGCAGCGACCCGACCCTGAGCGAGGCGCAGCGGAAGGCCGCCACCGAGATCAGCACCGCCCGCAAGATCCAGGAGATCCGGTACGCCCTGGCGCTCGAACGCCAGCTCGACAAGGACGAGATCCTCGGTCGCTACCTCAACATCGTCTACTTCGGCGCCGGGGCGTACGGCGTCGCGGCGGCCAGCCGGCGCTACTTCTCCAAGTCCCCGGCCGACCTCACCCTGGCCGAGGCGGCGCTGCTCGCCGGGCTGGTCCAGTCACCGCACACCGACGATCCGATCCACGGCGACGCCGACGCGGCGCTGAGCCGGCGGGGCTACGTGCTGGACCGGCTGGTGGAGACCGGCGCGGTCACGTCCGCCGAGGCCGACCGGGCCCGTGCGGAGGCCCTCGCCCTGAAGCCGAGCGTGGAACCCGACGACTGCGCGGCGGTGCCGAAGGACCGCAACGACTGGGCGTTCTTCTGCGACTACTTCACGGACTGGTGGAACGCGCAGCCGGCGTTCGGCACGTCGCCGGACGAGCGGCAGCGGACGTTGCGCCGGGGCGGCTTCCGGATCGTCAGCTCCCTCGACCCGACCGTGCAGCGTGAGACGCAGGATCGGGTGCTGGAGGTGTACGACGAGAACAGCCCCCACGCGCTGCCCACCGCCGTGGTGCAACCGGGCACCGGACGGGTCCTCGCCATGGCGGTCAACCGCAGGTACGGTCTCGGCCCCAACCCGGCCGGCCAGGAGAACCGCCCGTACACCGTCAACCAGCTCGTCGCCGGGGGAGACGACATCGTCGGCTACCAGGCCGGCTCGACCTTCAAGATCTTCGCCCTGCTGGCCGCGTTGGAAGCCGGGGCGCCCCTGGACACCCGCTACGACGCGCCGACCCGGATCGTCAGCCAGTGGCCGGCCTCGGGGCCGGCGAGCTGCGAAGGGCAGTGGTGCCCGGCGAACGCCAACCCGGCGTGGATGGATGGCGAGCGCACCATGTGGACCGCGTTCGGGCGGTCGGTGAACACGTACTTCGTCTGGCTGGCCGAGCGGGTCGGCGCGGACCGGGTGGTGGAGATGGCCGAGCGGCTCGGCATCGTGCTGCGGGCCGAGGACGACGCCAACCTGGCCCGGTACGGTGCCCGGAACTGGGGTCCGTTCGTGCTGGGCGTCGCGTCCACCACCCCGCTCGACCTGGCCACCGCCTACGCCACGGTGGCCGCCGAGGGGGTCCGCTGCACGCCGCTGCCGGTGAACACGATCGTCGACCACGCTGGCCGGCCCCTCGACGTCGCCCGGCCGGACTGCCGCCGGGTGCTGGACGTCGACGTGGCCCGCGCGGCGGCCGACGCGGCCCGCTGCCCGGTCGGTGACCAGTCGGCGTTCGGGCGCTGCGACGGCGCCACCGCCGACGGCCTGCGCGAGCGGCTGGGGCGGCCGGTGATCGGCAAGACCGGCAGCTCCGAGGGGTACGGCACGGAGACGGTGGTGGCCGCCACCCCGCAGCTCGTGGTCGCCACGATGGCCACCAACCCGGACGACCCCCGTGACCCGGCCGGCGAGGCGGTGCAGGCCAGGATGGTCGACCAGGTCGCCGACATCATGACCGCCGCCCTGCGGGACCAACCGGTCCGCGACTTCGCCCCACCGACCGAGGCGATCGCCCGGTGGGGCAACGCCGCACGCGCGGGGAACTAG